A region from the Excalfactoria chinensis isolate bCotChi1 chromosome 24, bCotChi1.hap2, whole genome shotgun sequence genome encodes:
- the LOC140262498 gene encoding feather keratin 1-like, which yields LENYGLLRVTAGLRKHTSSIKAGPSPLSLIHSSLHRLPGNKEPLQTPDMSCLDQCLPRLPCQPCGPTPLASSCNEPCVRQCQDSNVYIQPSPVVVTLPGPILSSFPQNTAVGSSTSAAVGSILSSEGVPISSGGFGLSGLGSRFSSRRYFPC from the exons TTGGAAAATTACGGCTTGCTTAGAGTGACTGCTGGCCTGAGGAAGCACACAAGCAGTATAAAAGCGGGCccatctcctctctctctcatccATTCCTCtctccaccgcctccctgggaACAAG GAGCCTCTCCAGACACCAGACATGTCCTGCCTCGACCAGTGCCTTCCCCgcctgccctgccagccctgcggccccaccccgctggccagcagctgcaacgagccctgcgtcaggcagtgccaggactccaACGTCTACATCCAGCCCTCTCccgtggtggtgaccctgcccggacccatcctcagctccttcccgcagAACACCGCCGTGGGATCCTCCACCTCCGCTGccgttggcagcatcctcagctctgagggTGTGCCCATCTCCTCTGGAGGTTTTGGCCTCTCTGGCTTAGGCAGCCGCTTCAGTAGCAGGAGGTACTTCCCCTGCTAA
- the LOC140262497 gene encoding feather keratin 1-like, with amino-acid sequence MSCLDQCLPRLPCQPCGPTPLANSCNEPCVRQCQDSHVYIQPSPVVVTLPGPILSSFPQNTAVGSSTSAAVGSILSSEGVPISSGGFGLSGLGSRFSSRRVDKLYVP; translated from the exons ATGTCCTGCCTCGACCAGTGCCTGCCCCgcctgccctgccagccctgcgGCCCCACCCCGCTGGCCAACAGCTGCAACGAGCCCTgcgtcaggcagtgccaggactcccaCGTCTACATCCAGCCCTCTCccgtggtggtgaccctgcccggacccatcctcagctccttcccgcagAACACCGCCGTGGGATCCTCCACCTCCGCTGccgttggcagcatcctcagctctgagggTGTGCCCATCTCCTCTGGAGGCTTTGGCCTCTCTGGCTTAGGCAGCCGCTTCAGTAGCAGGAG GGTAGACAAGCTGTACGTGCCGTGA
- the LOC140262499 gene encoding feather keratin 1-like: protein MSCLDQCLPRLPCQPCGPTPLANSCNEPCVRQCQDSHVYIQPSPVVVTLPGPILSSFPQNTAVGSSTSAAVGSILSSEGVPISSGGFGLSGLGSRFSNRRVDKLYVP, encoded by the coding sequence ATGTCCTGCCTCGACCAGTGCCTGCCCCgcctgccctgccagccctgcgGCCCCACCCCGCTGGCCAACAGCTGCAACGAGCCCTgcgtcaggcagtgccaggactcccaCGTCTACATCCAGCCCTCTCccgtggtggtgaccctgcccggacccatcctcagctccttcccgcagAACACCGCCGTGGGATCCTCCACCTCCGCTGccgttggcagcatcctcagctctgagggTGTGCCCATCTCCTCTGGAGGCTTTGGCCTCTCTGGCTTAGGCAGCCGCTTCAGTAACAGGAG